Genomic DNA from Haloplanus aerogenes:
GGTCGAACGGCCACTCCAGCACCCGCTCGTCGCAGGCCTCACAGCCGACGCGGCCGATGTAGTCGGTGTCGTACTCGAACGTGAGCGACGCCTCACACTCCAGACAGTCTCCGTCGAGTTCGACGGGACCGACCGTCCCCTGCTGGTGGAAGACCCCGCTCTGGATGGCGTCGAGTACCCGGTGGCCCGGATACTGGAGTTCGTAGCCCGACTCGGTTTCTCCGACGAAGTGCCCGACGAGTTCCGAGAGATGGTACGTGAACGTCCCCGAGTCGCGCTCGTCGACCGCCTTCCGCAACTCCGCGAAGGAGAGCGAAAAACCGGGCGCCTCCCACAGCGCCAGCAGGATTTCGAGGCGGAGGTCGTTGCTCAGCGTCAGGAACGCGTCCTCCGGATCCGTCGGAGCGTCGACGCTGCGTTCGTCCATGCTTCTCGGATCGGGACCGCGGCGCATAAAAGCCGGCGTGGGTCGTCGTCGTCGCGCCGATTCCCGGATCACGCGCCGTTCCTGACATCCCACCGGCCTCGACGGAAGGCCGGTCGATACCCGAGTTCACCCGCGTTGACTCCATTTTATCGACGTTAAAATCGGTTTAAATCCGGTTCAAACCGCCGAAAATCCGGATTGACGGGAATCGGGGTTCAATACCCCCCAGCCACACGCACCGAGCGCAACGATGATCCGAACGAAACTCGTCGCGGTCGTGTTCGTGGCGCTGCTGGTGACCGCCGGTACGGTCGCCGCGGCGCCCGGGAACGCGCCCGTCGATGTCGGTGCGGACGACCAGTACGACGACCACGCGGAGCAGGCCGACGAGAACGCGGACGACGACGCCGAGAACGCCGAAGACGGCGCGGACAACCGTGACGACGCCGCTGACGCCGGCGCCGACAACGCGGCTGACGAGGCGGACGCCGGCGCGTCGAACGCCGAGAACGCCGACCGCCGCGGCCCGCCTGCGGACCTGCCCGCGCAGGTGCCCGATCACGTCGCCCAGATTCACGACCTCATCCGGTCGTTCCTCGGCAGTGATGGCGACGGCTCGCTCGGCGAGTCGGTGAGCGACGCGACGCCGGACGAGGATAACGCCGACGCGAACGCCGCGTAACGCATGCCCCCGATCACCGCACTCGCGCTCGAGGATCGGCTCCTGACGTTCGTCGGGAGCGTCCTGATCGGCGGCGTGGCCATCCACGCTGGCGCCCTGATCGCCTCGGACGCGGAGAGTTATCGTAGTCGGGTGTGCCGTGACCAAACGTTACTCACGATCCCCGACTGACGCTCCATTCCCCCCGTTCCACGTCGCATTTTCTCGGTGTTCCGCCGCCACGTCCCGAATACCGTCGGCGTCGAGGACGCCGCGCTCGGTGAGCACGCCGTCCACCAGATCCGCGGGTGTCCGCTCGAAGATGGGATTCGCGACGGTGACGGGTGCGTCACCGTCGTAGAGAGCGGTCGCGTCGCCCGTCTCACCGTACATCTCCTCGTCCGCCCGCACCTTGTCCACGGCGGCGACGACGTACACCGGCACGTCTTCGCTGGCGGCCGCGAGCGCGAGGCTCCGGGTGCCAACCTTGTTGACGACGCTCCCGTCCGCGAGGACGGCGTCGGCGCCGACGAGGATGCTGTCCACGTCCCGGTCGGCGAGTTCGCTCGCCAGGGCCGCGTCCGTCGTCAGCGTCACGTCTAGCCCCTCGTCGGCCAGCGCTGCCGCCACGTCCGTCCCCTCGCAGGCAGGGCGGGATTCCCCGATCAGGACCGTCGGCTCGGCCTCGCGGAGGGCGGCGAGGACGGTCCCCGATCGCGAGAGCGTGGCGACCGACTCGCCGCACCGCTCGGCCGCGAGCGCCGCGGCGTCGGCGTCGGCGTCGAGCGCCGCTTCGGCCGCCTCGTCGGCCCGTTTCGCCACCGCCTGCGGCGCCCGTTCGCCCGTCGCCATCACCCGGTTCACGCGGTTGGCCAGGGCGGCCATGCTCGGCCGGGCGTCCCGCAACTCGCGGGCGACCGCTTCGACGGCGTCGGTCGAGTCGGTCACGGCCGCCCGATCCCGCAGGATGTCGAGCGCGCGCACCGAGATCCACGCCGAGCCGTGCGTCTCGTCGCTTGCCACCGTCTCGACGGTCGGCGCGACGGCGGCGTAGGCGTCCCAGAGACCGGGGACCGTGGGCCGGTTCAGGATCGCCGGCGGCGACACCCACTCGTGGGCAGCGATTTCCTCGTTCGGCTCGACCGTGCGATCCTCAACGTCGAACAGGAACGGGTGGACCGTCCACGTCCGCTCCCCGTCCACCACGTCGACGGGGTCGCCGGTGCGGACGAGCGTCGCGTCCGTCCGTCCCGTCTCCTCGCGAATCTCTCGGCGGGCGTCCCGTTCGGCGTCGGCGGGGTCGCCCTCGACGTAGCCCGAGACGCCCGCCCAGCGACCGGTGTACGTGCCGACGGCGTCGCTCCGGCGGCCGAGCAGGATCGCCGTCCGGTGGCGGAGGAAACAGGTGACGACGTGGGTCATAGCCGCCGTTCGGGGGCCAGCGACACTAAGAATTGTCGTCCGTGCCGGTCGTCGTCGATTCCGGGGACGGCGACGACCGATACACAGCGACTCCAGCCCGTAACGACGCTCGTGACGATTGGGACAACGATTTCCCGTCTCACGACAACGGACGAGTATGGAGCTGGCGATCATCAGCGA
This window encodes:
- a CDS encoding NUDIX domain-containing protein, coding for MTHVVTCFLRHRTAILLGRRSDAVGTYTGRWAGVSGYVEGDPADAERDARREIREETGRTDATLVRTGDPVDVVDGERTWTVHPFLFDVEDRTVEPNEEIAAHEWVSPPAILNRPTVPGLWDAYAAVAPTVETVASDETHGSAWISVRALDILRDRAAVTDSTDAVEAVARELRDARPSMAALANRVNRVMATGERAPQAVAKRADEAAEAALDADADAAALAAERCGESVATLSRSGTVLAALREAEPTVLIGESRPACEGTDVAAALADEGLDVTLTTDAALASELADRDVDSILVGADAVLADGSVVNKVGTRSLALAAASEDVPVYVVAAVDKVRADEEMYGETGDATALYDGDAPVTVANPIFERTPADLVDGVLTERGVLDADGIRDVAAEHRENATWNGGNGASVGDRE